The following proteins come from a genomic window of Populus nigra chromosome 6, ddPopNigr1.1, whole genome shotgun sequence:
- the LOC133697940 gene encoding beta-glucosidase 40, translating into MLPRGVRIAFLIVVLVAFEIQTSLSQINRASFPKGFVFGTASSAFQYEGAVKADGRGPSVWDEFSHTFGKILDFSNADVAVDQYHLFDEDIKLMKDMGMDAYRFSISWSRIYPNGTEKINQAGVDHYNKFINALLAQGIEPYVTLYHWDLPQALHDRYNGWLSPQIIKDFATFAETCFEIYGDRVKHWITFNEPHTVAIQGYDVGLQAPGRCSIFLHLFCRAGNSATEPYIVAHNILLSHGTVADIYRKKYKAKQRGSLGISLDVIWFEPATNTTNDIEAAQRAQDFQLGWFIEPLILGNYPITMRNRVGDRLPNFTENDVALVKGSFDFVGINHYTTFYARSNDSLFGDLIGKVLNDSLADSGAITLPFGEHLKPIGDRASSIWLYIVPRGMRSLMNYIRQKYGNPPVIITENGMDDPNNAWTPIKDALKDEKRIKYHKDYLASLLASIKEDGCNVKGYFVWSLLDNWEWAAGYTSRFGLYFVDYKDKLKRYPKDSVQWFKKFLTST; encoded by the exons ATGCTACCGAGAGGAGTCCGCATTGCCTTTCTCATAGTAGTGCTAGTAGCTTTTGAGATTCAGACATCCTTGTCACAGATTAATAGGGCGAGTTTTCCAAAGGGTTTTGTCTTTGGGACAGCCTCTTCTGCTTTCCAG TATGAAGGAGCAGTGAAAGCGGATGGAAGGGGACCAAGTGTTTGGGACGAATTTTCACATACTTTTG GCAAGATACTTGATTTCAGCAATGCTGATGTGGCCGTGGATCAATATCACCTTTTTGAT GAAGACATAAAACTTATGAAGGATATGGGAATGGACGCCTACAGATTTTCAATTTCTTGGTCTCGAATATATCCTA ATGGAACAGAGAAAATCAATCAGGCAGGAGTTGATCATTACAACAAATTCATCAACGCTTTACTTGCTCAAG GAATTGAGCCTTATGTGACCCTATACCATTGGGACCTTCCTCAAGCCTTGCATGACAGATATAATGGATGGCTCAGCCCCCAGATCAT AAAGGACTTTGCAACATTCGCAGAGACATGCTTTGAGATTTATGGTGACAGGGTAAAGCATTGGATCACATTCAATGAGCCTCATACAGTTGCTATTCAGGGTTATGATGTAGGTCTCCAGGCACCAGGAAGATGCTCTATCTTTCTCCACCTCTTCTGCCGGGCTGGAAATTCAGCGACTGAGCCCTACATTGTCGCCCACAACATCCTTCTTTCTCATGGGACTGTGGCAGATATTTACAGGAAAAAGTACAAG GCAAAACAACGAGGATCCCTGGGCATATCACTTGATGTAATATGGTTTGAACCAGCAACAAACACCACAAATGACATTGAAGCAGCCCAAAGAGCCCAGGATTTTCAGCTTGGCTG GTTTATCGAACCTTTGATCTTAGGCAACTATCCGATCACAATGAGAAACAGAGTAGGGGATAGACTGCCAAATTTTACTGAAAATGACGTCGCTCTTGTTAAAGGGTCTTTTGATTTTGTTGGCATCAATCACTACACAACATTTTATGCACGAAGCAATGACTCTCTGTTTGGGGATCTAATTGGCAAAGTCCTTAATGACTCTCTCGCAGACTCTGGTGCCATAACCCTCC CATTTGGTGAACATTTGAAGCCCATTGGAGACCGG GCAAGTTCTATATGGTTGTACATAGTACCTCGAGGGATGAGAAGCTTAATGAATTACATCAGGCAAAAGTACGGAAACCCTCCCGTCATTATAACTGAAAATG GGATGGATGATCCGAATAACGCCTGGACCCCCATTAAAGATGCTCTAAAGGATGAGAAAAGGATCAAATACCACAAGGACTATCTGGCAAGCCTGCTAGCTTCTATCAA AGAAGATGGTTGCAATGTGAAAGGGTATTTTGTATGGTCCCTTTTGGATAATTGGGAGTGGGCAGCTGGTTACACTTCAAGGTTCGGTCTCTACTTTGTGGATTACAAGGACAAGCTCAAGAGATACCCCAAGGACTCTGTTCAATGGTTCAAAAAGTTCTTGACTTCTACTTAG